The genomic DNA GACCCGGGCATCCTCATCTTGGATGAGCCGGTTAATGGTCTCGACCCTGAGGGCATCCGCTGGGTGCGCCAGCTCGTGCGCGCCCTAGCCGAAGAAGGCCGTACTATCCTGATTTCTTCCCACCTGCTTTCGGAGATGTCCCAGACCGCCGACCACCTCGTGGTTATTGGCAAGGGCCGCCTGGTAGCTGACCAGCCCACCTATGAATTTGTGAAAGACCATTCGCAGTCCTCCGTGTTGGTGCGCTCCGACCACCTAGATGCCTTCGGTTCCGCGCTGCGCGCCGAAGGTATCTTCTTTACCGAGTCCACCGACGAAGAGGGCCGCCCCCGCTTGGAGGTTGCCAACCAGACCACCGATTTCTTGGGACAGCTGGCCTATTCTACCGGTGTGCCGCTCAATGAGCTAAGCCTCAAGCGCGCCTCCTTGGAGGACGCCTTCATGGAACTTACTGGTGACTCCGTGCAGTACCACGGTTCTACCGGCGCTCAAACCACCGGAACAGCAACTCCGCTCGCTCGACCCACCCAGCAGGAGGTTTAATTCGCCATGCTGAATACCTTGAAGTCCGAATGGACCAAGCTGCACACCACCCGCTCCTTCTGGTGGACCACCTTCATCTTCCTCTTTTTTGCCTGGGGCTGGGCCATCCTCAATGCCCGCCTGACGCAACCGGCCGAAACCCCTGAGGATGCGGCAATGGGTATGGGTGTTATCACCCCGGATGGCGCGGTGTCTTTTCTTTTGGCCCTCGGCCTGCCCGTGCTCATGATCCAAGCCATCATGATCGTGACCACCGAGTACCGTTTTGGTACGCAGACCATCACTTTCATGGCCACACCGCGCCGCTGGTCGGTGGCCTTGGTCAAGCTGCTCATGTACGCGGTAATCGCGGCCGCGCTCAGCTTTATCGCTGTGGCCGGCGCCTATCTACTCACCGAGCTTTTTGCTCACGATGAGGTTGCCGCGCAATTCCAACCTTGGGACGATGAGATGGGCCAGAAGCAGCTGTGGAAGTACCCGCTAGCTTCCGCGCTGCTCGTCCTTTTTTCCCAAGGAATTGGTTTGCTCTTGCGCTCGACGGCTGGTTCAGTGGCTATTGGCCTCATCCTCTTCCTCGGCGTAGATAATCTTGTCGCCAGCATCCCCAAGGTTGGTAGCAAGCTGGTTAACTTCATGCCGTTCAAGTCTTTCCAGTCTTGGCTTTGGGAGATAGATCCAGTAGATGCTCCGTGGAAGGAATCCTGGGGCTTCGGGCTGGTGTTTCTCGCCTGGGCTCTCCTTTTGTGGGTCCTGGGAGTCATCGTCCTGCAAAAACGCGACGCCTAAACACCCACCCATATAACGCTTCACCGCCCCGGTCGGCAATTCATTCGCTGCCCGCTGGGGCGGTTTCTTGTTGCCAGACTGTCTTCGCTGCAGTCGTGATGGTTCGTGTCCGCTCTACTGCAGCGCGGAGGTAAGGCGCATGACATTATCCACGTAGCGGCGGATGAAGCCACGCTCATTCCACTCCTCAAGGGTCAGCTCATGGCATACGGCCCGGTAGTTGGCCGCTAGCTGGTTGAACTGGTCAATGAGGTCGCCCTTGGCTACCAGCATGGTGGATTCGTAGTTCAGGCCAAAAGAGCGCGGATCCATATTGGAAGAGCCAAACATGCACAGCGGATCGCGGCCGGGGTCATCCGGGTCGGTGATGATGAACTTGGAGTGCAGCACAAAGGGATAGGGGAATTGGTAGATGCGTACGCCTGCCTCCAGCAGTGCCTGGTAGTAGGAGGACTGGGCGTGGTTGACCATAAACTGGTCCGCCTTTGCGGAGACATAAAGCTCCACGTCTACGCCGCGGTAGCAGGCTGTGGTCACGGCCTCGAGCAAGGATTCATCCGGTACGAAGTAGGGCGAGCACAACACCAGTCGGTCCTTGGCATGGTGGACCAGGGAATTGAACATGCGCAGGTTTGGCTCGGTGGTGTAGCCGGGGCCGGAGGGGATCATTTGGAGGTGGTTGGCGTCGGCAGTCTGCGCGTCATCATAAGGAAGCTCATCAAGGGGAATGTTTTCGTCCGCTTCCAAGTACCAATCCACGGCGAATACTGCGGACATGGAGGTCACAATCGGGCCTGAGAGCTCCACCATGTAGTCGATCCAGAAGCGGTCTTTGGTCTTGTACTGGCGCTTAATCATATTCAGCGAGCCGATAAAGCCGACCTTGCCATCGATGATGACCAGCTTGCGGTGGTTGCGCAGATCTGGGCGGCGGAAGCGGCCCTTGTGTAACTGGATGGGGAGCATTAGCCGCCAGTCGACGCCAATTTCGGTCAGCCGCTTGCC from Corynebacterium tuberculostearicum includes the following:
- a CDS encoding ABC transporter permease, with the protein product MLNTLKSEWTKLHTTRSFWWTTFIFLFFAWGWAILNARLTQPAETPEDAAMGMGVITPDGAVSFLLALGLPVLMIQAIMIVTTEYRFGTQTITFMATPRRWSVALVKLLMYAVIAAALSFIAVAGAYLLTELFAHDEVAAQFQPWDDEMGQKQLWKYPLASALLVLFSQGIGLLLRSTAGSVAIGLILFLGVDNLVASIPKVGSKLVNFMPFKSFQSWLWEIDPVDAPWKESWGFGLVFLAWALLLWVLGVIVLQKRDA
- the cls gene encoding cardiolipin synthase, which produces MSWSLDLSFWQLVFLVLDYGIKIIAVGFVPEGRRPSSSTAWLLAILVLPFIGLPLFLLMGSPYINRRRHRIQQEANEQIENVTAHTPDHPQGILSAEIESVIKLNRELTGFPALVGRNLGLHADYDESIRAIAAAIDRAEKYVSIELYIQSWDEVTDVFFESLRRATARGVKVRLLLDQIGSFKYKGYFKLGKRLTEIGVDWRLMLPIQLHKGRFRRPDLRNHRKLVIIDGKVGFIGSLNMIKRQYKTKDRFWIDYMVELSGPIVTSMSAVFAVDWYLEADENIPLDELPYDDAQTADANHLQMIPSGPGYTTEPNLRMFNSLVHHAKDRLVLCSPYFVPDESLLEAVTTACYRGVDVELYVSAKADQFMVNHAQSSYYQALLEAGVRIYQFPYPFVLHSKFIITDPDDPGRDPLCMFGSSNMDPRSFGLNYESTMLVAKGDLIDQFNQLAANYRAVCHELTLEEWNERGFIRRYVDNVMRLTSALQ
- a CDS encoding ABC transporter ATP-binding protein, which encodes MIEVEGLTKQYKSVRAVDDLTFQVKPGMVTGFLGPNGAGKSTTMRMILGLDAPTAGRARINGKHYHELKDPLREVGALLDAKSVHRNRSAANHLKWIAQSNGISTSRVDEVLGLVGLSDVAGKKVGGFSLGMGQRLGLAGALLGDPGILILDEPVNGLDPEGIRWVRQLVRALAEEGRTILISSHLLSEMSQTADHLVVIGKGRLVADQPTYEFVKDHSQSSVLVRSDHLDAFGSALRAEGIFFTESTDEEGRPRLEVANQTTDFLGQLAYSTGVPLNELSLKRASLEDAFMELTGDSVQYHGSTGAQTTGTATPLARPTQQEV